The DNA region AGAGGGAACAAAAAAGCTAGAGGATTCTTTCTATCTGCCTAAGTTTTCGTGGGCTGAGTTACTCAGTACCTGTTCTGGCGAGAGGTAGTAGGGGTATCAATGGATCattaaaaaccgactaaaccgaccgaCCGTACGGTACCCAACCGATtattaggtttcttttaataaaaccgtaggtTTCTAGATGAATATATTACCGCACCTATAATTAGagtaggttttttatttttataaaaataaaccgagaaaataccgaaccgtaccgaataaatttgtacatgaaaaatatattttatattattaagtttaaaaataataaaacattaatTTTTTTCCTTGGACCTTGGAATTTTGGAAACAAtcacaagccaacaagtaattataACACAAAGTCCCAGCTCCCAAACATATTCTGCTACACCTATTAAAACTAAACTAGTTCCTGCATCTTAAGTAGCAAACTACAAGATTGAATATCTTTCTTCTCGTATGATTTACGTTTCTCTTATTGGATACTTAATCTTCTAATAGACTCTATTTTTGAATCCTAACTTGATTAATATATTCCTACTTGAGTGATTTATATTTCTCTTGTCTTCGCTTACTTTCTTACTTTCTTTTAGTGAGATGAATCTCTCTTCTAGCCATCTTTCATATTCCCTTGATTCATCCatttttaaacagtaaaaatgtttAGAAAGTTTTGCCAAAGTCCATGGAAGTACATATGTTATTCACATTCTAACTTCTACTATCGATCCTTACATgacattttaagaaaaatactGAAAGTTAACCGAACTAAACTAATACCGAAGATAAATCGAGATGATTGAGACAGTTTTCAAAAGTCTAactttggttatacataatagagtAACCGAAAAACTGGTactatacaaattttataaattaaccggccgaaccgaaccattgacacacTGGTAGGTACCCAATGGAATAGTCAAGGTGTGTGCAAGCTTAACCAAAGAGTCCCAGCACCACCTTAGCAGTAGACACAAACATACCTATCTTGTATGAATAACTTGCAGCTACAAAGAAAtgctaaaaaataattttttatgcatTCACAAAGTTGAGAAAATACAGTTTCATAAATGTGATGGTAAATACAAGTATATTATGATATTTGTACCTTATCAAACAATATGCACATAATTAGTAACTTCTTCCAAATGACGTATCATTATCAGTAACACATTTGCAATTTTGGATTGACATTTTTATGTAGCATTTAGAGAGTCAGATTAACCACCTTCCGGCCTTTGTAATAGTGCAGACTCTCAGCTAAATGTAAGTGGACGCTAACCCTGAAAACATGGTTCTTTTTACCTTTCTCTTGATAGTTCGGCatataaaatgtatatatatatatatataatgaaagaCAAGAGTACCTGAGTGTCaggatttttcaatttcaaaagtgTCTCATTAACCACTTGATGACACAAGTCACAGCCATTCTGAGAGAAATATCGAGAGATGGAAACCACTTTCTGACAAAGGTCAACCTTTTGGCAAATATCGTCAGGTTTTATAGTGGAGATCACTAAGAAGAAGGGACGAACATACTGATCCACCAGGGCAGTGCACTACAAGCAAAAGATTTTAAGAGAAAGTCACTTGAAAATTAATGTTGCAAAAGATAGAAAATAGCATTATCAATGTTGTTGCATAATCCTAAAAATATCAAGCTATGCACAACACAGGCTGAGAACTTCGCCTCACTTATAAGGGGCTTTCCTGCAGGTGCCAAAGCGTCAAGGCATCACCTAATTGCTAGTATacatcgacactaaataacaaaTATAGACAGCAAAGTGATACATTTATTCcaaatatatgtgtgtgtgtgtgattagGAATTATTAACAATTTAGTAGCATTATTGGCAGTGTCAATTAATCATTTGGGCCCAATTAACGGTCAATAGATGGACATTTAGGTCAGATCATAAGTACCTTGAGCTTGTATATTGGCATCTTCGAACAGGTGTTGAGAAGTAGGTCAAGTATCTTTGTTTGGGTCTCGTTATTAGAAAGGTAACCAAGTGCACTAGCAGTATATTCTTCACACAATGTGCACAATCCTTCGACGTCTTTCAGAGGCTGAAGTTGTTTCTGTGCCTGTAGGTTACTTATCCACAATGCTATTGCAAGAAAACCAAGATCAATGTTATGTCATAATAAAGTTTTTATTCAGGTACTCCGTACTCCTAAATCAATCAAGTAAAATAAATGACTTCGCATAAATATATCAACAAGATGATAGCATCTGCTACAGGAGAATATAGTTAAACATAGATTAGACTAGTAAGCATGAATAAAAGAAATCTACCAGAAAGATAATTGGACGGAGAAATCACCTACATCCCCATctaacaaaatattaataatgGATTTGCAGGCAAGCATCCAAGTTAAGACTCTGAGGATAACTTTTCACCATAGTTTCTCAAATTATCATGAACCCCTTATTTTAAAGAGAACAATACCTTGTGCCCAGTTATTTTTAGAGTAAACTGCTATTATGACCTAGACTACCAAGCAAATAAAATGAAACACTTGACCTTCCAAAGTTTGTATTTCCACAGTCTATCCCTCTATTTAATAAAAACAGGCCATATCTGACATTACACACACACAACAGTATAACACACACACAGGAAAAATTGATATCGATATCATTATAAGTCGTATGAAGTATATCTTAAATAAACGGAACTAACAAACCAAATTGACTTAAAAACAGAGGACCCCATGGCAAATATATTGACGGTACTTCCTCAAGAGACTGGTTGGTTGGTAATAGGTGCAAAAAGAAAGATCTTCGGTTTAGAGAAAGTTGATGTTGCAGTTTAAAATTTAGAGGATTGGGGAAGAAAAATTGGAAGAGAAAGGTCATTACTATACAAGTTTTTAGGAACtgaaaattagtaaatgaatAAACTGCAAGTAAATTTAAAGCTTAGCTTAGGAAATACTTTCACTAGCAAAAAAATCACAAACTTCCACTAGACATCTAGACATCTACCCTGGAAAATCCAAGAGGTTCTCGTTAATTATGGATAGGTCACTGACCATAGAAGGACATCAATGCTGTTCACagaatttgtaaattttatgGCTGCAGATTTACTATTTAGCAGTCATCATTTTCCTATGTGTGTAATTTAAAGCTATCCCATTATTTCAGAATCCATATTACAAAAATCATATCCAAACACAATACTAAAGCCATTGGCACTGGTAACAAAAGAATAGGAAAAGTACCTGAAACATCCGTGGTTTCTTTAATAAGGAGGTCAGGGGCTGCTAATTCTCTAGCAGTACAACACACAGCACCGAGTATGAGAAGGCAGAGGCAGACCTTGACATCCATGCTGCCAAGTGAAACAGTAAGTCCAGATTCAAGAAATAGCATAATAAAGTACAAAAAAGTGAAATCAACGAGAGACATGCTAATAGCACTAGATGAATGACAGTTGCAAGCACATGAAGCTGTCTTTTCTTATCGTGCATTAATTATGTGTTTCGAACCCACATAAACATACGTGCGAAGTAACATTTATGAGAATTCCATATAACAATAGGGCAAAGATATGGGATTTGCCCCACAGAAAGAATGAAGTTTAAGCGAGACTAGACGGAAATGTGATGCCTAagcccacttgtgggattttactgggttgttgttgttgtatttgttgttcAGACTCAAAGAAAAATGGCACGAGAACAAGATGTACCACATAGAAATAAAATAGGTGGTTGAAATAGAGGTGTTATAGGACTGCTATGCAATAACAAATACCTACCAAGATGAAAGACAAATTCTATCAAAAAATTATGTTACCAGTAATACTGTATGTTGCGCTTCTAAGTCCCAACATATCCACAACATGAGTGTCTTAAAAATGAGAATGTTAAGATAAATGTGTGGATATACAAGAAGCTCACAAATGACCATGTCCGACATAAGCTGAAACTAACATCCTTAGAGGATAAATGACAAAAGTTTATCTAGTGCTTATCGGGAGTATTATAAGTTTAAGATATATGAGTCT from Nicotiana tabacum cultivar K326 chromosome 24, ASM71507v2, whole genome shotgun sequence includes:
- the LOC107777346 gene encoding uncharacterized protein LOC107777346; amino-acid sequence: MDVKVCLCLLILGAVCCTARELAAPDLLIKETTDVSALWISNLQAQKQLQPLKDVEGLCTLCEEYTASALGYLSNNETQTKILDLLLNTCSKMPIYKLKCTALVDQYVRPFFLVISTIKPDDICQKVDLCQKVVSISRYFSQNGCDLCHQVVNETLLKLKNPDTQLDILELLLKACGSVEKYANKCKKMVFEYAPVILVNAEHFLEKNDVCAILHACEPAVGKEEVLPKLQTSMHSAS